A single genomic interval of Bradyrhizobium sp. AZCC 1693 harbors:
- the trxA gene encoding thioredoxin: MTIVEQGGGPAPQAAPDLIKETTTQTFVKDVIEESKRQPVLIDFWAPWCGPCRQLTPALEKAVRAAKGKVKLVKMNIDEHPAIPGQMGIQSIPAVIAFVGGQPADGFMGAVPESQINAFIDKLTKGMTAPGEPNIAEILQEAEAVLAEGDPAGAAQIYAEVLAHDSTNIAALAGLAKCYVTSGAIEQARQTLGMVPESKRNDAAVKAVQASIDLAEQAQAVGPVTELEQKVAANPLDHQARFDLATALNAQGNRAEATNQLLEIVKRDRKWNDDGARKQLVQFFEAWGGADEATVDGRKRLSTILFS, from the coding sequence GTGACGATAGTTGAGCAGGGCGGCGGCCCGGCGCCGCAGGCAGCACCCGATCTGATCAAGGAGACGACCACCCAGACCTTCGTGAAGGATGTCATCGAGGAATCGAAGCGGCAGCCGGTGCTGATCGATTTCTGGGCGCCCTGGTGCGGCCCCTGCCGTCAGCTCACGCCCGCTCTCGAAAAGGCAGTCCGCGCGGCCAAGGGCAAGGTCAAGCTGGTCAAGATGAATATCGACGAGCATCCGGCCATCCCCGGTCAGATGGGCATTCAGTCGATCCCGGCCGTGATCGCGTTCGTGGGCGGCCAGCCCGCCGACGGCTTCATGGGCGCGGTGCCGGAGAGCCAGATCAACGCCTTCATCGACAAACTCACCAAGGGCATGACGGCGCCGGGCGAGCCGAATATCGCCGAGATTCTGCAAGAGGCCGAGGCCGTACTGGCGGAAGGCGATCCGGCCGGCGCAGCCCAGATCTACGCCGAGGTGCTCGCGCACGATTCCACCAATATCGCGGCGCTGGCAGGGCTGGCGAAATGCTACGTGACATCTGGCGCCATCGAACAGGCCAGGCAGACCCTCGGGATGGTGCCGGAGTCGAAGCGCAATGACGCCGCCGTCAAGGCGGTGCAGGCCTCGATCGATCTCGCCGAGCAGGCCCAGGCGGTCGGCCCGGTGACCGAGCTGGAACAGAAAGTCGCCGCAAACCCGCTCGACCATCAGGCGCGATTCGATCTGGCGACCGCGCTCAACGCCCAGGGCAACCGCGCCGAGGCGACCAACCAGTTGCTCGAAATCGTCAAGCGCGATCGCAAGTGGAATGACGACGGTGCGCGCAAGCAGTTGGTGCAGTTCTTCGAAGCATGGGGCGGCGCCGACGAGGCGACCGTCGATGGACGCAAGCGGCTGTCGACGATCCTGTTTTCGTAG
- a CDS encoding DUF2235 domain-containing protein, whose amino-acid sequence MGRKIILLSDGTGNSSAKVWRTNVWRTFEALDLSNNDQVAFYDDGVGTSSFKPMAILGGAFGLGLRRNVIALYKFACRNYRDADDELFGFGFSRGAFTIRIVMGLIDSQGLVKADNEAELHSLASAAYRAYRRDRYHHLKFEAPYQWIRNKFGPHYPPKEVRRNVKIRFVGVWDTVAAYGMPVDEMTRGIHQYIWPIELPNNRLSPRVMRACQALALDEERTTFHPQLWDETAGINGNTAGPDVDGRRFIKDERISQVWFAGVHTNVGGGYPDDALAYIPFVWMITEAKRCGLKFKSDYANEPPNPDLMISDPDTFKNAISKRDKDGRLYDPRKGLGGYYRYGPRKLVPFLYPETRKQEDDEVGVGIAKIHESVFRRVENHAHAYAPVGLPPYYRVVKEDGEIVSPDKFRIGPATEPFEASAAAAQRALAQEHVWNEVWKRRITYFATVGATVWLVLFPLVSGAQRYDEYTSPIRWVSDFVRFVGGFLPGFASTWIDGYARAPGWFLVLVGLVSGLLYVSSRIAGRTSNLMASIWRKTPEAPSGLPDNWIYRLRSSPIYIGFHDHLKRTIAPAFFAVAFFYLGLAVVNHLAYDGLDVAGYTCVHGDADPKPAVLEINQSKRVEFKTSELCKATGILLEHRARYYVTIQPGEPWFNGVTRIGTPVGGFSAKDQPAWYERIYLSLFLPLRRELSKDWFRIVLRFGHVGGEESSYEPDPYDDIIQFNIAPTIAPDRKQELFVFVNDAVIGVPGFYDLLYRNNRGTAYLTVKRTR is encoded by the coding sequence ATGGGCCGAAAAATCATTCTGCTATCCGACGGCACCGGCAATTCTTCAGCAAAAGTCTGGCGAACCAACGTCTGGCGCACCTTCGAGGCGCTGGATCTTTCGAACAATGACCAGGTCGCATTTTACGACGACGGCGTCGGCACCTCGTCATTCAAACCGATGGCGATCCTCGGTGGCGCGTTCGGTCTCGGCCTCCGGCGCAACGTCATCGCCCTCTACAAATTCGCCTGCCGCAACTATCGCGATGCCGACGACGAGCTGTTCGGCTTCGGCTTCAGCCGCGGCGCCTTCACGATCCGGATCGTGATGGGGTTGATCGACAGCCAGGGCCTTGTCAAAGCCGACAATGAAGCCGAACTCCACAGCCTGGCGAGTGCGGCCTACCGCGCCTATCGCAGGGACCGCTACCATCATCTGAAGTTTGAAGCGCCCTATCAGTGGATCCGCAACAAGTTCGGACCGCATTATCCTCCGAAAGAGGTTCGCAGGAACGTCAAGATCAGGTTCGTCGGCGTTTGGGACACGGTTGCCGCTTACGGCATGCCGGTCGACGAGATGACGCGCGGCATTCATCAGTATATCTGGCCGATTGAACTGCCGAACAATCGTCTCTCGCCTCGTGTCATGCGCGCCTGCCAGGCGCTGGCGCTCGATGAGGAGCGGACTACGTTCCACCCGCAGCTTTGGGACGAAACCGCCGGCATCAACGGCAACACCGCTGGGCCCGATGTCGACGGGCGGCGCTTCATCAAGGACGAACGTATCAGCCAGGTCTGGTTCGCCGGCGTGCACACCAATGTCGGCGGCGGTTATCCCGACGATGCGCTTGCCTACATTCCGTTCGTCTGGATGATTACCGAGGCCAAGCGATGCGGGCTCAAATTCAAATCGGATTATGCAAACGAGCCGCCCAATCCTGACCTGATGATATCCGATCCCGACACGTTCAAGAACGCGATTTCCAAGCGGGACAAGGACGGACGGCTCTACGACCCGCGCAAAGGTCTCGGCGGCTACTACCGCTACGGGCCGCGCAAACTGGTCCCATTCCTGTATCCGGAGACCAGAAAACAGGAAGACGACGAGGTCGGCGTCGGAATCGCAAAAATTCATGAAAGCGTCTTCAGGCGCGTCGAAAACCACGCGCATGCCTACGCGCCGGTTGGCCTTCCGCCCTATTATCGCGTCGTCAAGGAAGACGGCGAGATTGTATCGCCCGATAAGTTCAGGATCGGCCCAGCCACAGAACCGTTTGAAGCCAGCGCGGCTGCGGCGCAGCGCGCGCTGGCGCAGGAACATGTCTGGAACGAGGTCTGGAAGCGCCGCATCACCTATTTCGCGACTGTCGGCGCGACAGTGTGGCTGGTGCTGTTTCCGCTGGTGAGCGGCGCGCAACGCTATGATGAATATACAAGCCCGATTCGCTGGGTGTCCGACTTTGTGCGCTTTGTCGGTGGATTTCTTCCAGGCTTTGCGTCGACGTGGATCGACGGCTATGCACGCGCGCCGGGTTGGTTCCTTGTTCTGGTTGGCCTGGTTTCCGGTTTGCTGTATGTATCCTCGCGAATCGCAGGTCGTACATCAAATCTGATGGCTTCGATCTGGCGAAAGACGCCGGAAGCGCCGTCAGGCCTGCCCGACAACTGGATCTATCGACTCCGCAGCAGCCCGATTTACATTGGCTTCCACGACCATCTGAAACGCACGATCGCGCCGGCTTTCTTCGCGGTGGCGTTCTTCTATCTCGGATTGGCGGTGGTGAATCATCTCGCCTACGATGGCCTGGACGTGGCCGGATACACCTGCGTTCACGGCGATGCCGATCCAAAGCCCGCCGTGCTTGAAATCAACCAGAGCAAACGTGTCGAATTCAAAACGTCGGAACTGTGCAAGGCAACAGGCATCCTGCTCGAACATCGCGCGCGCTACTATGTGACCATCCAGCCGGGTGAGCCATGGTTCAATGGCGTCACCCGCATCGGCACCCCGGTTGGGGGTTTCTCCGCCAAAGACCAGCCGGCCTGGTACGAGCGCATATATCTCTCGCTGTTTCTGCCCTTGCGTCGGGAATTATCTAAGGACTGGTTCCGCATCGTGCTTCGGTTTGGGCATGTCGGTGGTGAAGAGAGCTCGTACGAGCCTGATCCTTACGATGACATAATCCAGTTCAATATCGCGCCCACGATCGCGCCCGATCGCAAACAAGAACTGTTCGTCTTCGTCAACGACGCCGTGATCGGCGTGCCAGGCTTCTATGACCTCCTCTACCGCAACAATCGCGGCACGGCATACCTCACCGTCAAGCGAACGAGATAG
- a CDS encoding bifunctional diguanylate cyclase/phosphodiesterase, translated as MLAGLVCFVASIVAVNIFHRATASQARTRLIWIAIAGAAIGYGIWATHFVAMLAYEPGVSTGYGIVLTALSLAVAMVLTSCGFGIAASDPDRWRVAAGGIVIGGGIAGMHYLGMWALEVPGRVTWALDLVFVSIVLGMFFGYAALAIALRHKNKWGTLAAALLLTLAIVSHHFTAMGAVLIIPDPTQISHGLSLSPTFLALAIAGVALSVLGMSLIGVLADRRLANRTRKFEEIISQLSLARQEVEGSQRELQEQKLRLDTAINHMGEGLCMFDAEKRLVVCNDRYAKMYRLPPELLKAGTPHQQIIKHRIANGILKGETSESAAKRLLSTLNALPPDATTSRTDEFADGRLICVTRQPMVGGGWVATHLDVTEQRQSEARIIHMAQHDALTDLPNRVRLRVRMEHALAITREGGFGLAVLMLDLDRFKEVNDTLGHPAGDKLLQAVAARLLECIRDTALIARLGGDEFAVIDYVTNPVVEATALAEKISHALCEPFDLGEHQVTIGTSIGIAIAPRDGTNPDEILKSADLALYSAKSGGRGSFRFFEPELDQLMHARRNLERDMRDALANGGFELHYQPFINVVSGEPSGFEALLRWHHPQRGLVMPAEFIPLAEETGLIVPLGEWVLRAACAEAAKWPADLKIAINLSPAQFRSKELVSIIVGALANSGIAPQRLELEVTETVTMHDSEAVFAALDQLHKLGVRVALDDFGTGYSSLSLLQRFPFDKIKIDRSFVSALSDAKEESRLIARAVVRFAVSLGRTTTAEGVETKEQLEILHAEACTEMQGYYLGRPMDGAKVLAMLRTQAQTVRRRRAARSVAR; from the coding sequence CTGCTCGCCGGTCTGGTTTGCTTCGTTGCAAGCATTGTCGCGGTCAACATCTTTCATCGCGCCACCGCCTCGCAGGCACGAACGCGCCTGATCTGGATTGCAATTGCCGGCGCTGCGATCGGCTATGGGATTTGGGCGACGCACTTCGTTGCAATGCTCGCCTACGAGCCCGGTGTATCAACCGGTTATGGCATCGTCCTGACCGCACTGTCGCTCGCCGTGGCCATGGTACTGACGTCCTGTGGCTTTGGAATTGCTGCCAGCGACCCCGACCGGTGGCGCGTTGCTGCTGGCGGTATCGTCATCGGCGGCGGCATTGCGGGCATGCACTATCTCGGTATGTGGGCGCTCGAAGTGCCGGGCCGCGTGACCTGGGCCTTGGACCTCGTGTTCGTCTCGATCGTGCTCGGCATGTTCTTCGGCTATGCCGCGCTGGCGATCGCGCTACGCCACAAGAATAAATGGGGGACGCTTGCAGCGGCGCTGCTGCTGACGCTCGCAATCGTCTCGCATCATTTTACGGCCATGGGCGCCGTGCTAATCATTCCCGATCCGACACAGATATCCCACGGCCTGTCGCTTTCTCCGACCTTCCTCGCCCTTGCAATCGCCGGCGTGGCTCTATCGGTGCTCGGAATGAGCCTGATCGGCGTTCTCGCGGATCGCCGCCTTGCCAACCGAACCCGCAAATTCGAAGAAATCATCAGCCAGTTGTCGCTCGCCCGGCAGGAGGTTGAAGGATCGCAAAGAGAATTGCAGGAACAAAAACTCAGACTGGATACCGCCATCAACCACATGGGGGAGGGCCTCTGCATGTTCGATGCAGAGAAGCGGCTCGTGGTATGCAATGATCGTTATGCCAAAATGTATCGGCTGCCGCCGGAACTGTTGAAGGCGGGAACACCGCATCAACAAATCATCAAGCATCGGATTGCGAACGGCATCCTCAAGGGCGAGACCAGCGAAAGCGCGGCGAAGCGGTTGCTCTCGACGTTGAATGCGTTACCACCCGACGCAACCACCAGCAGGACCGACGAATTCGCGGACGGTCGATTGATCTGCGTTACCCGACAGCCAATGGTGGGCGGCGGATGGGTGGCAACGCACCTCGACGTCACCGAGCAGCGGCAGTCCGAGGCCAGGATCATCCATATGGCCCAGCATGACGCGCTGACGGACCTGCCAAATCGCGTGCGGCTGAGAGTGCGCATGGAGCACGCCCTTGCAATCACCCGCGAGGGAGGATTCGGCCTTGCCGTGTTGATGCTCGATCTCGACCGCTTCAAGGAGGTCAACGACACGCTCGGTCATCCGGCAGGCGACAAGCTGCTGCAAGCCGTCGCCGCGCGGCTGCTCGAATGCATCCGCGATACGGCCCTGATTGCACGGCTGGGCGGCGACGAGTTCGCCGTGATCGACTACGTGACCAATCCCGTCGTCGAAGCCACGGCCCTTGCCGAAAAAATCAGCCACGCGCTTTGCGAACCGTTCGATCTTGGCGAACATCAGGTGACCATCGGCACCAGCATCGGCATCGCCATCGCGCCACGCGACGGAACCAATCCCGACGAAATCCTCAAGAGCGCGGATCTCGCCCTTTATTCCGCCAAGAGTGGCGGACGTGGTTCATTCCGCTTCTTCGAGCCGGAGCTCGACCAGCTCATGCATGCCCGTCGCAACCTGGAGCGGGATATGCGTGACGCACTTGCCAACGGCGGATTCGAGCTCCACTACCAACCGTTCATCAATGTCGTGAGTGGAGAACCCAGCGGCTTTGAGGCGTTGCTGCGCTGGCATCATCCCCAGCGCGGTTTGGTCATGCCGGCCGAATTTATCCCGCTTGCGGAAGAAACAGGCTTGATCGTGCCTCTCGGGGAGTGGGTGTTGAGGGCCGCCTGTGCCGAGGCGGCCAAGTGGCCTGCCGATCTCAAGATCGCAATAAATCTGTCACCCGCTCAATTCAGGAGCAAGGAGCTGGTTTCGATCATCGTAGGCGCGCTTGCGAATTCGGGAATTGCGCCGCAAAGACTCGAGCTCGAGGTCACCGAGACGGTCACCATGCATGACAGCGAGGCTGTGTTCGCTGCGCTTGATCAGCTGCATAAACTGGGCGTGCGAGTAGCCCTGGACGATTTTGGTACCGGCTACTCATCACTCAGTCTTCTTCAGAGGTTTCCATTCGACAAAATCAAGATCGATCGCAGCTTCGTCAGCGCGCTGTCGGATGCAAAAGAGGAATCACGCCTGATCGCACGCGCGGTGGTCCGATTCGCCGTCAGTCTCGGCAGGACGACGACGGCCGAAGGGGTCGAAACGAAGGAACAGCTGGAAATCCTCCATGCGGAGGCATGCACTGAAATGCAGGGCTATTATCTTGGCAGACCGATGGATGGCGCCAAAGTTCTTGCAATGCTGCGCACGCAGGCTCAGACCGTGCGACGGCGCAGGGCTGCCAGGAGCGTGGCGCGCTGA
- the tesB gene encoding acyl-CoA thioesterase II, producing MSKGLIDLISILDLEQLEVNLFRGNSPKTSWQRVFGGQVIGQAMVAACRTVEGRLPHSIHCYFILPGDPQIPIIYQVERLRDGKSYSTRRVTAIQHGNAIFSIMVSFHAEEEGAFNHQEKMPDVPPPEKLTAEEVSKQPMFKEMPEFIRRYYESDRPIELRPVELGRYFGQKIDDGRIHVWIRTAAKLPDDPALHLCALAYASDFSLLDAVMARYGRTLFDKRMMPASLDHAMWFHRPFRADEWLLYAQDSPSAQDGRGLTRGLIFKPDGTLVASVAQEGSVRQRK from the coding sequence ATGTCCAAAGGCCTCATTGACCTGATTTCGATCCTCGATCTCGAACAGCTCGAGGTGAACCTGTTTAGAGGCAACAGCCCAAAGACGAGCTGGCAACGGGTATTCGGCGGCCAGGTGATCGGACAGGCGATGGTGGCGGCTTGCCGCACCGTCGAGGGCCGCCTGCCGCATTCAATCCATTGCTATTTCATCCTGCCCGGCGATCCGCAGATCCCGATCATCTACCAGGTCGAACGCCTGCGCGACGGCAAGAGCTATTCGACCCGTCGCGTCACCGCGATCCAGCATGGCAACGCGATCTTCTCGATCATGGTGTCGTTCCATGCGGAAGAGGAAGGCGCGTTCAACCATCAGGAAAAGATGCCGGATGTTCCGCCGCCGGAAAAACTCACGGCGGAAGAAGTGTCGAAGCAGCCGATGTTCAAGGAGATGCCGGAATTCATCCGCCGCTATTACGAATCCGACCGGCCGATCGAGCTGCGCCCGGTCGAGCTCGGCCGCTATTTCGGCCAGAAGATCGACGACGGGCGCATCCATGTCTGGATTCGCACCGCGGCCAAGTTGCCCGACGATCCCGCGCTGCATTTGTGCGCGCTGGCGTATGCGTCGGATTTCTCGCTGCTCGATGCGGTGATGGCGCGCTACGGCCGCACCCTGTTCGACAAGCGGATGATGCCGGCGAGCCTCGACCACGCGATGTGGTTTCACCGGCCGTTCCGCGCCGATGAATGGCTACTCTACGCGCAGGACTCCCCGAGCGCGCAAGACGGCCGCGGATTGACCCGCGGCCTGATCTTCAAGCCCGACGGCACGCTGGTGGCGTCGGTCGCCCAGGAGGGCTCGGTGCGCCAGCGCAAGTGA
- a CDS encoding DUF4339 domain-containing protein, which produces MSNRSWFYASSGQQQGPYPEAQLRDLITRGMVGADTLVWTEGMSGWQRAGDIPGLIPGGSGPPSMPHPGGQPPMAGSYSGGPLSIDFGILEFTWRTLALVVGLIFIIPAPWVLIWYIKWIVPCVGVPGRPNLSFEGEAMTIVPWFFGFVVLMIGVGFIGSQLLSNLMILVLMALHWLFLKWFIANLASNGQPLELGFSGPVWAYVGWAILAAIAIITIVGWAWVYVAWMRWVCRNIQGTRREVLFIGSGLEFLWRTIVAAIASAFIIPIPWVYRWMWQWLASQTVLAERGASANG; this is translated from the coding sequence ATGTCGAACCGATCGTGGTTTTATGCATCCAGCGGCCAGCAACAGGGCCCTTATCCGGAGGCGCAGCTCCGCGACCTTATTACCCGGGGCATGGTTGGCGCGGACACATTGGTCTGGACCGAGGGGATGTCGGGCTGGCAGCGGGCCGGCGACATTCCCGGCCTGATCCCCGGCGGATCAGGCCCGCCCTCCATGCCGCACCCCGGCGGCCAGCCGCCAATGGCCGGGAGCTATAGCGGAGGTCCGCTGTCGATCGACTTCGGGATCCTGGAATTTACGTGGCGTACCCTGGCGCTCGTGGTCGGTCTGATCTTCATCATCCCGGCACCATGGGTTCTGATCTGGTACATCAAGTGGATCGTCCCGTGCGTGGGCGTGCCGGGACGGCCGAACCTCAGCTTCGAGGGCGAGGCGATGACGATCGTTCCCTGGTTTTTTGGCTTCGTCGTTCTCATGATTGGCGTTGGCTTTATCGGCAGCCAGTTGCTCAGCAATCTGATGATCCTCGTTCTGATGGCCCTGCACTGGTTGTTTCTCAAATGGTTCATCGCGAATCTCGCGTCCAACGGGCAGCCACTCGAACTCGGCTTCTCCGGCCCGGTCTGGGCTTACGTCGGTTGGGCCATTCTTGCGGCTATCGCCATCATCACCATCGTCGGCTGGGCCTGGGTTTACGTGGCCTGGATGCGGTGGGTTTGCCGGAACATCCAGGGCACGCGGCGCGAAGTCCTCTTCATCGGCAGCGGCCTGGAGTTCCTGTGGCGTACGATCGTGGCTGCAATCGCCAGCGCCTTCATCATCCCGATACCGTGGGTGTATCGATGGATGTGGCAGTGGCTGGCGTCGCAGACCGTTTTGGCCGAGCGAGGCGCATCGGCCAACGGCTAA
- a CDS encoding LON peptidase substrate-binding domain-containing protein, with the protein MPINAEYRGPGELPEIIPVFPLPGALLLPRGQMPLNIFEPRYLAMVDDALRDGHRLIGMIQPDISHSRDEARPELFRVGCVGRITQLAESGDGRYILELTGVARFKVVEEVTALTAYRQCKVDFFPYADDFVARKGEEAVDRAALLDVLTDFLEANNLKVDWEGIESAPNEALVNALAMMSPYGPAEKQAMLEATDLKTRAEILIAVTEMDLAKKRTSGDTGLQ; encoded by the coding sequence ATGCCGATCAATGCCGAATACCGCGGACCCGGCGAGCTTCCCGAAATCATTCCGGTGTTTCCGTTGCCGGGCGCGCTGTTGCTGCCGCGCGGCCAGATGCCGCTCAATATTTTCGAGCCGCGCTATCTGGCGATGGTGGACGATGCGCTGCGCGACGGTCACCGGCTGATCGGGATGATCCAGCCGGATATTTCCCACAGCAGGGACGAGGCAAGGCCGGAGCTGTTCCGGGTCGGCTGTGTCGGCCGCATCACGCAGCTCGCCGAATCCGGCGACGGCCGCTACATCCTGGAACTTACCGGCGTCGCCCGCTTCAAGGTGGTCGAGGAAGTCACCGCCCTGACCGCGTACCGGCAATGCAAGGTGGATTTCTTCCCCTATGCCGACGATTTCGTTGCGCGCAAAGGCGAAGAAGCCGTCGATCGCGCGGCCTTGCTCGACGTGCTGACTGATTTTCTCGAAGCCAACAATCTGAAGGTGGATTGGGAAGGCATCGAGAGCGCGCCGAACGAGGCGCTGGTCAATGCGCTGGCGATGATGTCTCCATATGGACCGGCGGAGAAGCAGGCGATGCTGGAAGCGACCGACCTGAAAACCCGCGCCGAAATCCTGATCGCGGTGACCGAAATGGACCTCGCCAAGAAGCGCACCAGCGGCGACACCGGGCTGCAGTAG
- a CDS encoding P-II family nitrogen regulator, whose product MKLVVAIIKPFKLDEVRQALTAIGVHGMTVTEVKGYGRQKGHTEIYRGAEYVVNFLPKLRIEIAVASDVAEKAVEVITANARTGQIGDGKIFVTPIDHALRIRTGETDSDAL is encoded by the coding sequence ATGAAACTCGTCGTCGCGATCATCAAACCCTTCAAGCTTGACGAGGTGCGTCAGGCGCTGACGGCCATCGGCGTCCACGGCATGACGGTGACTGAGGTCAAGGGCTACGGCCGCCAAAAGGGCCACACCGAAATCTATCGCGGCGCCGAATATGTCGTGAACTTCCTGCCCAAGCTCCGAATCGAAATCGCGGTCGCCTCCGACGTCGCCGAGAAGGCGGTCGAGGTCATCACCGCGAACGCGCGTACCGGGCAGATCGGCGACGGCAAGATATTCGTCACGCCGATCGACCACGCGCTGAGAATCCGCACCGGCGAGACCGATAGCGACGCGCTTTGA
- a CDS encoding ubiquinone biosynthesis hydroxylase, which yields MAAQRSIVICGGAFAGLALALAFRQGLGPDIPVIVADPALATRPSRDPRATAIVAACRRLFEALGVWDKVSDSQPILDMVVTDSKLEDATRPVFLTFAGNVEPGEPFAHMVENRRLIDALVARAEAEGIDLRATAVSTHDSRSDGVTVTLADGNVVEASLLVAADGARSKLRERAGIATHGWDYDQSGIVVTVGHERDHQGRAEEHFLPAGPFAILPLTGKRSSLVWTESRTEAARITALGEAEFHDELEKRFGLHLGEIKALDKPRAFPLGYFVARSFIAERLALVGDAAHVIHPIAGQGLNMGLKDIAALAEVVVDAARLGIDPGQADVLDRYQRWRRFDTMAMGLATNSLNFLFSNESNLLRAVRDIGLGLVDRAPPLKSLFIRQAAGLSGEVPRLLKGEAL from the coding sequence ATGGCGGCACAGCGAAGCATTGTCATCTGTGGCGGCGCCTTTGCAGGGCTGGCGCTGGCGCTGGCGTTCCGTCAGGGCCTGGGCCCCGATATTCCCGTCATCGTTGCCGATCCGGCACTTGCCACGCGGCCGAGCCGCGATCCGCGGGCGACCGCGATCGTGGCCGCGTGCCGGCGGTTGTTCGAGGCGCTCGGCGTCTGGGACAAGGTATCCGACTCCCAGCCGATCCTCGACATGGTCGTCACCGATTCCAAGCTGGAGGATGCCACCCGTCCGGTGTTCCTGACCTTTGCGGGAAATGTCGAACCCGGCGAACCCTTCGCCCACATGGTCGAAAATCGCCGTCTGATCGATGCGCTGGTGGCTCGCGCCGAGGCTGAAGGCATCGATCTCCGGGCCACGGCGGTTTCGACCCACGATTCGCGTTCCGATGGCGTCACCGTGACGCTCGCCGACGGCAATGTCGTCGAGGCAAGCCTGCTGGTGGCCGCCGACGGCGCGCGCTCAAAACTGCGCGAGCGCGCCGGCATTGCCACCCATGGCTGGGACTACGATCAATCCGGCATCGTCGTCACCGTCGGCCATGAGCGCGATCATCAGGGCCGCGCCGAAGAGCATTTTCTTCCCGCGGGTCCGTTCGCGATCCTGCCGCTGACCGGCAAGCGCTCGTCGCTGGTATGGACCGAGAGCCGCACCGAGGCCGCGCGCATCACCGCGCTCGGCGAAGCCGAGTTCCACGATGAACTCGAGAAGCGCTTCGGGCTGCACCTCGGCGAGATCAAGGCGCTCGACAAGCCTCGCGCGTTTCCGCTTGGCTATTTCGTCGCCCGCTCATTCATCGCCGAGCGGCTGGCGCTGGTCGGCGATGCTGCGCACGTCATTCATCCGATCGCGGGGCAGGGCCTCAACATGGGCCTGAAGGACATCGCCGCGCTGGCCGAAGTCGTGGTCGATGCGGCGCGGCTCGGCATCGATCCCGGGCAGGCCGACGTGCTCGACCGCTACCAGCGCTGGCGGCGCTTCGACACAATGGCGATGGGGCTTGCCACCAATTCGCTGAACTTCCTGTTCTCGAACGAATCGAATTTGTTGCGAGCCGTGCGCGATATCGGGCTCGGCCTCGTCGATCGCGCGCCGCCGCTGAAGAGCCTTTTCATCCGGCAGGCCGCGGGATTGTCCGGCGAGGTACCGCGGCTGTTGAAGGGTGAGGCGCTGTAG
- a CDS encoding TetR/AcrR family transcriptional regulator, which produces MSDQLSAKDWLDQGLKTLAQKGFTALKAEPLAKAMGVSRGSFYWHFADINAFRAAILAHWREVAAEQIIANVEAAAKDENPLALLLSRVFSEKLTLEKAVRTWASVDPAARAAMQAIDRRRLSYVENLLLQFGLRAEVARARAQLLYWAFLGYALSDQALPKARQQAVLDEMLQMAQR; this is translated from the coding sequence ATGAGCGATCAACTCTCGGCCAAAGACTGGCTCGATCAGGGCCTCAAGACGCTGGCGCAGAAGGGTTTCACGGCCCTGAAGGCGGAACCTTTGGCGAAGGCGATGGGGGTCTCACGCGGCAGCTTTTACTGGCATTTCGCCGATATCAACGCGTTCCGTGCGGCCATCCTCGCGCATTGGCGCGAGGTGGCCGCCGAGCAGATCATCGCCAATGTCGAAGCCGCCGCGAAAGATGAAAACCCGCTGGCGTTGCTGCTGAGCCGGGTATTTAGCGAAAAGCTGACGCTGGAGAAGGCGGTCCGCACCTGGGCCAGCGTCGATCCCGCCGCCCGCGCCGCCATGCAGGCGATTGACCGGCGGCGGCTCAGCTATGTCGAAAACCTTTTATTGCAGTTCGGCTTGCGGGCGGAAGTGGCCCGCGCCCGCGCCCAACTCCTCTATTGGGCGTTTCTCGGCTACGCGCTATCGGACCAGGCCTTGCCGAAGGCGCGGCAGCAGGCCGTGCTCGACGAAATGTTGCAAATGGCCCAGCGCTAG
- a CDS encoding Trm112 family protein encodes MNATPERLDSTVDPKLLEILVCPVTKGPLEFDSTRQELISRSAKLAYPIRDGIPIMLPEEARKIE; translated from the coding sequence ATGAATGCCACGCCCGAACGCCTCGACAGCACCGTCGATCCAAAGCTGTTGGAGATCCTGGTCTGTCCGGTGACCAAGGGCCCGCTCGAATTCGATTCGACCCGGCAGGAACTGATCTCGCGCTCGGCCAAGCTCGCCTACCCGATCCGCGACGGCATCCCGATCATGCTGCCGGAAGAGGCGCGAAAGATCGAGTGA